In one window of Kitasatospora sp. MMS16-BH015 DNA:
- a CDS encoding glutamate-5-semialdehyde dehydrogenase — protein sequence MTSSQTDSPVLAAARRAREAAAELAPVPRRAKDAALLAIADALVARSAEITAANAEDVARARAAGTAESVVDRLTLTEERVAAIAADVRNVVGLPDPVGEVVRGYTLPNGLDVRQVRVPLGVVGIIYEARPNVTVDAAALCLKSGNAVLLRGSASAYRSNTALVAVLRDAVASAGLPADAVQLVPGESRESVTELMRARGLVDVLIPRGGASLIRTVVEGSTVPVIETGTGNCHVYVDAQADLEMAVAVLLNSKAQRVSVCNSAETLLVHQDIAAEFLPLALAALAEAGVTVHADEAVLKAAEGSAATVVPATEEDWAEEYLSLDLAAAVVPSLEAAVAHIRRWSSGHTEAIVTGSQTAARRFTQLVDAATVAVNASTRFTDGGEFGFGAEIGISTQKLHARGPMGLPELTSTKYLVTGDGHLR from the coding sequence ATGACCAGTAGCCAGACCGACAGCCCCGTCCTCGCCGCCGCGCGCCGTGCCCGGGAGGCGGCCGCCGAGCTCGCCCCAGTGCCGCGCAGGGCGAAGGACGCCGCGCTGCTGGCGATCGCCGACGCGCTGGTGGCCCGGAGCGCCGAGATCACCGCCGCCAACGCCGAGGACGTGGCCAGGGCCCGGGCGGCCGGGACGGCCGAGTCGGTGGTCGACCGGCTGACGCTGACCGAGGAGCGGGTGGCGGCGATCGCCGCCGACGTGCGGAACGTGGTCGGGCTGCCCGACCCGGTCGGCGAGGTGGTCCGCGGGTACACGCTGCCCAACGGTCTCGACGTCCGGCAGGTGCGGGTGCCGCTCGGCGTGGTCGGCATCATCTACGAGGCCCGGCCCAACGTCACGGTGGACGCCGCCGCGCTCTGCCTCAAGTCCGGCAACGCCGTGCTGCTGCGCGGCTCGGCCTCCGCGTACCGCTCCAACACCGCGCTGGTCGCCGTGCTCCGCGACGCGGTGGCCTCGGCCGGGCTGCCCGCCGACGCGGTGCAGCTGGTGCCGGGGGAGAGCCGCGAGTCGGTCACCGAGCTGATGCGGGCCCGCGGCCTGGTGGACGTGCTGATCCCGCGCGGCGGCGCCTCGCTGATCCGCACCGTGGTCGAGGGCTCCACCGTCCCGGTGATCGAGACCGGCACCGGCAACTGCCACGTCTACGTGGACGCCCAGGCCGACCTCGAGATGGCCGTCGCGGTGCTGCTCAACTCCAAGGCGCAGCGGGTGAGCGTCTGCAACTCCGCCGAGACGCTGCTGGTGCACCAGGACATCGCGGCCGAGTTCCTGCCGCTCGCGCTGGCCGCGCTGGCCGAGGCCGGGGTGACGGTGCACGCGGACGAGGCGGTGCTCAAGGCCGCCGAGGGGTCGGCCGCCACCGTGGTGCCGGCCACCGAGGAGGACTGGGCGGAGGAGTACCTCTCCCTCGACCTGGCCGCCGCCGTGGTGCCCTCGCTGGAGGCCGCCGTGGCGCACATCCGCCGCTGGTCCTCCGGCCACACCGAGGCGATCGTGACCGGCTCGCAGACCGCCGCCCGCCGCTTCACCCAGCTGGTGGACGCGGCCACGGTGGCGGTCAACGCCTCCACCCGGTTCACCGACGGGGGTGAGTTCGGCTTCGGCGCGGAGATCGGCATCTCCACCCAGAAGCTGCACGCGCGGGGCCCGATGGGCCTGCCGGAGCTGACCTCCACGAAGTACCTCGTCACCGGCGACGGCCACCTGCGCTGA
- the proB gene encoding glutamate 5-kinase, whose amino-acid sequence MTEQTLRQEVLTARRIVVKVGSSSLTTAAGGLDADRVDALVDALAKTRGRVDAPEVVLVSSGAIAAGLAPLGLDRRPTDLARQQAAASVGQGLLVARYTASFARYGIRVGQVLLTAEDASRRAHYRNAYRTLDQLLAMGAMPIVNENDTVATAEIKFGDNDRLAALVAHLVRADLLVLLSDVDGLYDGDPSRPGTSRIEQVSGPQDLEGIEIGSAGKAGVGTGGMVTKVEAARIATGAGIPVVLTAASQAADALAGRSTGTLFLRTGSRSADRLLWLAHASSPRGALQLDAGAVTAVVSGGASLLPAGVTRVDGDFAAGDPVDLLGENGHIVARGLVNFDARELPRLLGRSTRDLAQEFGAAYEREVIHRDDLVVLRG is encoded by the coding sequence GTGACCGAGCAGACCCTGCGTCAGGAGGTCCTGACGGCACGCCGGATCGTCGTCAAGGTCGGCTCCTCCTCGCTCACCACCGCCGCCGGCGGGCTGGACGCGGACCGGGTGGACGCCCTGGTGGACGCGCTGGCCAAGACGCGCGGCCGGGTCGACGCCCCCGAGGTCGTGCTGGTCTCCTCCGGGGCGATCGCGGCCGGGCTGGCCCCGCTCGGGCTGGACCGGCGGCCCACCGACCTGGCCCGGCAGCAGGCCGCCGCGAGCGTCGGCCAGGGGCTGCTGGTGGCCCGGTACACCGCCTCCTTCGCCCGGTACGGCATCCGCGTCGGCCAGGTGCTGCTGACGGCGGAGGACGCCAGCCGCCGGGCCCACTACCGCAACGCCTACCGCACCCTGGACCAGCTGCTGGCGATGGGCGCGATGCCGATCGTCAACGAGAACGACACCGTGGCCACCGCCGAGATCAAGTTCGGCGACAACGACCGGCTGGCCGCCCTGGTGGCCCACCTGGTCCGGGCCGACCTGCTGGTGCTGCTCTCCGACGTGGACGGCCTCTACGACGGCGACCCGAGCCGGCCGGGCACCAGCCGGATCGAGCAGGTGAGCGGTCCGCAGGACCTCGAGGGCATCGAGATCGGCAGCGCGGGCAAGGCCGGGGTCGGCACCGGGGGCATGGTCACCAAGGTGGAGGCCGCCCGGATCGCCACCGGGGCCGGCATCCCGGTGGTGCTGACCGCCGCGAGCCAGGCGGCCGACGCGCTGGCCGGCCGGTCGACTGGCACGCTCTTTCTGCGCACCGGCAGCCGTTCGGCCGACCGGCTGCTCTGGCTGGCCCACGCGAGCAGCCCGCGCGGGGCCCTCCAGCTGGACGCGGGGGCCGTGACGGCCGTGGTCTCGGGCGGTGCGTCGCTGCTGCCGGCCGGGGTCACCCGGGTGGACGGGGATTTCGCCGCGGGCGATCCGGTGGACCTTCTTGGCGAAAACGGCCACATCGTCGCCCGTGGGCTGGTCAACTTTGATGCGAGGGAGTTGCCCCGTCTGCTCGGCCGGTCCACCCGTGACCTGGCCCAGGAGTTCGGTGCCGCGTACGAGCGTGAGGTCATCCACCGCGACGACCTGGTCGTGCTGCGCGGCTGA
- the obgE gene encoding GTPase ObgE, whose amino-acid sequence MTTFVDRVELHVAAGNGGHGCASVHREKFKPLGGPDGGNGGEGGSVILMVDAQVTTLLEYHHSPKRKATNGKPGAGGHRTGSTGGDLVLPVPDGTVVMDRQGNVLADLVGHGTSFIAAQGGRGGLGNAALASSRRKAPGFALLGEPGEARDIVMELKSVADVALVGYPSAGKSSLISVLSAAKPKIADYPFTTLIPNLGVVTAGETVYTVADVPGLIPGASQGRGLGLEFLRHVERCSVLVHVLDCATMEPGRDPLSDLETIEAELSQYGGLDDRPRLVALNKVDVPDGQDLADITRESLEQAGYRVFEVSAASRKGLRELSFAMAQIVSEARAAKPVEEATRIVLRPTAVDDEGFTVTEEDGEYRVRGVKPERWVRQTDFTNDEAVGYLADRLARLGVEDRLWKIGAKEGDTVIIGADENAVVFDWEPTMAAGAEMLGRRGEDHRMETQRPAVDRRREKQKGRDAAEAEYLAFEALASGRQAVEGDDEDY is encoded by the coding sequence ATGACCACCTTCGTGGACCGCGTCGAGCTGCACGTCGCCGCGGGTAACGGGGGCCACGGCTGCGCCTCCGTACACCGGGAGAAGTTCAAGCCGCTCGGCGGTCCGGACGGCGGCAACGGCGGTGAGGGCGGCAGCGTCATCCTCATGGTCGACGCCCAGGTGACCACCCTGCTCGAGTACCACCACTCGCCCAAGCGCAAGGCGACCAACGGCAAGCCCGGCGCGGGCGGCCACCGCACCGGTTCGACCGGTGGCGACCTGGTCCTGCCGGTGCCGGACGGCACCGTGGTCATGGACCGCCAGGGCAACGTGCTGGCCGACCTGGTCGGGCACGGCACCAGCTTCATCGCGGCCCAGGGCGGCCGCGGCGGCCTGGGCAACGCGGCGCTGGCCTCCTCCCGCCGCAAGGCCCCCGGCTTCGCGCTGCTCGGTGAGCCGGGCGAGGCCCGCGACATCGTGATGGAGCTCAAGTCCGTCGCCGACGTCGCCCTGGTGGGCTACCCGAGCGCGGGCAAGTCCTCGCTCATCTCGGTGCTCTCCGCGGCCAAGCCGAAGATCGCCGACTACCCGTTCACCACCCTGATCCCCAACCTCGGCGTGGTCACCGCCGGCGAGACGGTCTACACCGTCGCCGACGTGCCCGGCCTGATCCCGGGCGCCAGCCAGGGCCGCGGCCTGGGCCTGGAGTTCCTGCGCCACGTCGAGCGGTGCAGCGTGCTGGTGCACGTGCTGGACTGCGCGACCATGGAGCCGGGCCGTGACCCGCTCTCCGACCTGGAGACCATCGAGGCCGAGCTGTCCCAGTACGGCGGCCTGGACGACCGCCCGCGCCTGGTGGCGCTGAACAAGGTGGACGTGCCGGACGGGCAGGACCTGGCCGACATCACCCGCGAGTCCCTGGAGCAGGCGGGCTACCGCGTGTTCGAGGTCTCGGCCGCCTCCCGCAAGGGCCTGCGCGAGCTGAGCTTCGCGATGGCGCAGATCGTCTCCGAGGCCCGTGCCGCCAAGCCGGTCGAGGAGGCCACCCGGATCGTGCTGCGGCCGACGGCCGTGGACGACGAGGGCTTCACCGTCACGGAGGAGGACGGCGAGTACCGCGTGCGCGGCGTCAAGCCCGAGCGCTGGGTCCGCCAGACCGACTTCACCAACGACGAGGCCGTCGGCTACCTGGCGGACCGGCTGGCCCGCCTCGGGGTCGAGGACCGGCTGTGGAAGATCGGCGCCAAGGAGGGTGACACCGTCATCATCGGCGCCGACGAGAACGCCGTGGTCTTCGACTGGGAGCCGACCATGGCCGCCGGTGCCGAGATGCTCGGCCGCCGCGGCGAGGACCACCGGATGGAGACCCAGCGTCCGGCCGTCGACCGCCGCCGGGAGAAGCAGAAGGGCCGGGACGCCGCCGAGGCCGAGTACCTGGCCTTCGAGGCGCTCGCCAGCGGCCGGCAGGCCGTCGAGGGCGACGACGAGGACTACTGA
- the rpmA gene encoding 50S ribosomal protein L27 yields MAHKKGASSTRNGRDSNAQRLGVKRFGGQVVSAGEILVRQRGTHFHPGAGVGRGGDDTLFALNAGAVQFGTHRGRRVVNIVAVEA; encoded by the coding sequence ATGGCACACAAGAAGGGCGCAAGCTCTACCCGCAACGGCCGTGACTCGAACGCCCAGCGCCTCGGCGTGAAGCGCTTCGGCGGCCAGGTCGTCAGCGCCGGCGAGATCCTCGTCCGCCAGCGCGGCACCCACTTCCACCCGGGTGCCGGTGTCGGCCGTGGTGGCGACGACACCCTGTTCGCGCTGAACGCCGGTGCGGTCCAGTTCGGCACGCACCGTGGCCGTCGGGTCGTCAACATCGTGGCCGTCGAGGCCTGA
- the rplU gene encoding 50S ribosomal protein L21: MYAIVRAGGRQHKVAVGDVLEIDKVDVKPGDSVELSTVLVVDGDAVTSDPWVLAGVKVHAEVVDHTKGEKIVILRYKNKTGYRRRQGHRQRHTAVRITSIDSAK; the protein is encoded by the coding sequence ATGTACGCGATCGTTCGCGCCGGCGGCCGCCAGCACAAGGTCGCCGTCGGCGACGTGCTGGAGATCGACAAGGTTGACGTCAAGCCGGGTGACTCGGTCGAGCTCTCGACCGTCCTCGTCGTCGACGGTGACGCCGTCACCTCTGACCCGTGGGTCCTCGCCGGTGTGAAGGTTCACGCCGAGGTCGTCGACCACACCAAGGGTGAGAAGATCGTCATCCTTCGCTACAAGAACAAGACCGGCTACCGTCGGCGCCAGGGCCACCGCCAGCGCCACACCGCCGTCCGCATCACGAGCATCGACTCCGCGAAGTAA
- a CDS encoding IS30 family transposase → MSNTEACRIVGVDRRTGQKWRNGRKPTGTQRTAPAPLDLDGKPAPPTGPAGRSRFLTEAERIHIADRLREKATVRAIAAELGRSPSTVSREITRNAHPVSGAYRPHAAQARANARRPRPKPRKIGQTPELRDFIQHLLDLRWSPEQICQALRETFPDRPEMHVAVETVYQTLYLQGRGELRREVAAALRTGRARRIPHRQAATRRPRFAHPMVMISERPAEADDRAVPGHWEGDLIIGKDGASAIGTLVERATRYVMLLHLPAGRGAEQVRDALVATVQTLPAHLRRSLAWDQGAEMARHADFTIATDVPVYFCDPASPWQRGSNENTNGLLRQYFPKGTDLSVHSPEHLAAVAAQLNGRPRKTLDWDTPAERLHKLHTA, encoded by the coding sequence GTGAGCAACACCGAGGCATGCCGGATCGTCGGCGTCGACCGCAGGACCGGCCAGAAGTGGCGTAACGGGCGCAAGCCGACCGGCACCCAGCGCACGGCGCCGGCTCCCCTCGACCTCGACGGGAAGCCGGCGCCGCCGACCGGGCCGGCAGGGCGGTCACGGTTCCTGACCGAGGCGGAACGGATCCACATCGCCGACCGGCTGCGGGAGAAGGCCACCGTCCGGGCAATCGCCGCGGAACTCGGCCGCAGCCCGTCCACCGTCAGCCGGGAGATCACCCGCAACGCCCACCCGGTCAGCGGCGCCTACCGCCCGCACGCGGCCCAGGCCCGCGCGAACGCCCGCCGGCCCCGCCCCAAACCGCGCAAGATCGGGCAGACTCCCGAGCTGCGGGACTTCATCCAGCACCTCCTGGACCTGAGGTGGAGCCCGGAGCAGATCTGCCAGGCTCTACGGGAAACCTTCCCCGACCGGCCGGAGATGCACGTGGCTGTCGAAACCGTCTACCAGACCCTCTACCTCCAGGGCCGGGGCGAGTTGCGCCGCGAGGTCGCCGCCGCCCTGCGCACCGGCCGGGCCCGGCGGATCCCGCACCGGCAGGCCGCCACCCGCCGCCCCCGCTTCGCCCACCCCATGGTCATGATCAGCGAACGCCCCGCGGAGGCGGACGACCGGGCCGTCCCCGGCCACTGGGAGGGCGACCTGATCATCGGCAAGGACGGCGCCTCGGCGATCGGCACCCTGGTCGAGCGCGCCACCCGCTACGTCATGCTCCTGCACCTCCCGGCCGGCCGCGGCGCCGAACAGGTCCGCGACGCCCTCGTGGCGACCGTCCAGACCCTGCCCGCCCACCTCAGGCGGTCCCTGGCCTGGGACCAGGGCGCCGAGATGGCCCGGCACGCCGACTTCACGATCGCCACCGACGTCCCGGTCTACTTCTGCGACCCCGCCAGCCCCTGGCAGCGCGGCTCCAACGAGAACACCAACGGCCTGCTCCGCCAGTACTTCCCCAAGGGCACCGACCTGTCCGTCCACAGCCCCGAACACCTGGCCGCCGTCGCCGCCCAACTCAACGGCCGCCCACGCAAAACGCTCGACTGGGACACCCCAGCCGAGCGCCTGCATAAACTCCACACGGCCTAG
- a CDS encoding Rne/Rng family ribonuclease, producing MLDNTEPQQSAAGSDTDTSAAPPRRRRRAVSRPAGTPQGAEAAAVEVVVPAEAAVAAEPAAVEAPAEPAAEKPVRARRTRKRAESPAGAPAEAAPVAETPAIEAPAAAEPAAVEAPAEPVAEKPVRARRTRKRAESPAGAPAEAAPVAETPAVEAPAAAEPAVETPAEEAPAAPARRARRSRRVVEPAPVVAEESAVEEPAEEEAPEEPAAEQTPAVVEAPVAEDAPTHRVRRRAVRPSTAIFQAPVFQEPAAYVAPAAQPAAPAQPAAAPAPVAAPAADAGEHEDEFEYSGVGRRRRTRQPVRVQPRAEAPAKPVAKAPVAKAPAAKPVQEQPAAEQTVEEPAAVAASGPEAEGDWEDDRPSRRRRRGGRRRRRGEAEEFETEAVETPAEPAAEEEPESEEDEDDLAGGLASSRRRRRRRRRSGEGGVEVAAETTEDGVRTVVKVREPRRRSTEPSFDPDEVQSIKGSTRLEAKKQRRREGRELGRRRVPIITEAEFLARRESVERVMVVRQNGERTQIGVLEDGVLVEHYVNKEQATSYVGNVYLGKVQNVLPSMEAAFVDIGKGRNAVLYAGEVNFSALGGHGGSRRIESVLKSGQSVLVQVSKDPIGHKGARLTSQISLPGRYLVYVPEGSMTGISRKLPENERARLKQILKKIVPEDAGVIVRTAAEGASEEELTRDVQRLQAQWEEIQKKAATGNAPALLYGEPDMTVRVVRDIFNEDFTKVIVSGDVAWKTIHEYVGGVAPDLAERLQRWTSDVDVFATYRIDEQLMKALDRKVWLPSGGSLVIDRTEAMVVVDVNTGKFVGQGGNLEETVTRNNIEAAEEIVRQLRLRDLGGIIVIDFIDMVLESNRDLVLRRLLECLGRDRTKHQVAEVTSLGLVQMTRKRVGQGLLESFSESCVHCNGRGVIVHMEQPTAPGGGGASVGTSGEPISGGSKRRRRGKGGAAQPATEAAEHELHEHEAEEPHEHEEFELVPSGAAAEAEVVEEAAEEVVEAAPVVEETPEVVEAPAVTTAAPPRARRRAVRKATAPAGAPGEAEIVVLQARAEAAVAAALDAAAEAVAEEVPVETEAVEAEVVEAEVVEEAPAPKKRAARKTAAKKTTTAKKTTAAAKKTTAKKTATKRTTKKAAAPETPAE from the coding sequence ATGCTCGACAACACCGAACCGCAGCAGTCAGCGGCAGGCTCCGATACCGACACCTCGGCTGCGCCGCCGCGCCGCCGTCGCCGGGCGGTCAGCCGCCCGGCGGGCACCCCGCAGGGTGCCGAGGCCGCGGCCGTCGAGGTCGTCGTACCCGCCGAGGCCGCCGTGGCCGCCGAGCCCGCCGCCGTCGAGGCGCCGGCCGAGCCGGCTGCCGAGAAGCCGGTGCGGGCCCGCCGTACCCGTAAGCGCGCCGAGTCGCCCGCCGGTGCTCCGGCCGAGGCCGCTCCGGTCGCCGAGACCCCCGCCATCGAGGCGCCGGCCGCCGCCGAGCCCGCCGCCGTCGAGGCGCCGGCCGAGCCGGTCGCCGAGAAGCCGGTGCGGGCCCGCCGTACCCGTAAGCGCGCCGAGTCGCCCGCCGGTGCTCCGGCCGAGGCCGCTCCGGTCGCCGAGACCCCCGCCGTCGAGGCGCCGGCTGCTGCCGAGCCCGCCGTCGAGACCCCGGCCGAGGAGGCGCCCGCCGCCCCCGCCCGCCGGGCCCGCCGCTCGCGCCGCGTGGTCGAGCCCGCGCCGGTGGTGGCCGAGGAGTCCGCCGTCGAGGAGCCGGCCGAGGAGGAGGCTCCCGAGGAGCCCGCCGCCGAGCAGACGCCCGCCGTGGTCGAGGCGCCGGTGGCCGAGGACGCCCCGACGCACCGCGTCCGCCGCCGTGCCGTCCGCCCCTCCACCGCCATCTTCCAGGCCCCGGTCTTCCAGGAGCCGGCCGCGTACGTGGCGCCCGCCGCGCAGCCCGCCGCCCCGGCCCAGCCCGCCGCCGCCCCCGCCCCGGTCGCCGCTCCGGCCGCCGATGCGGGCGAGCACGAGGACGAGTTCGAGTACAGCGGGGTCGGCCGTCGCCGCCGCACCCGCCAGCCCGTCCGGGTGCAGCCGCGCGCCGAGGCGCCGGCCAAGCCGGTGGCCAAGGCGCCGGTGGCCAAGGCCCCGGCCGCCAAGCCGGTGCAGGAGCAGCCCGCCGCCGAGCAGACCGTCGAGGAGCCCGCTGCCGTGGCCGCCTCCGGTCCCGAGGCCGAGGGCGACTGGGAGGACGACCGTCCGTCCCGCCGCCGTCGCCGTGGCGGTCGTCGCCGTCGCCGTGGCGAGGCCGAGGAGTTCGAGACCGAGGCCGTCGAGACCCCGGCCGAGCCCGCCGCTGAGGAGGAGCCGGAGTCCGAGGAGGACGAGGACGACCTGGCCGGTGGCCTGGCCTCCTCGCGCCGTCGTCGCCGTCGTCGCCGCCGCAGCGGTGAGGGTGGCGTCGAGGTGGCCGCCGAGACCACCGAGGACGGCGTCCGCACGGTCGTGAAGGTGCGCGAGCCGCGCCGCCGCTCCACCGAGCCCTCCTTCGACCCGGACGAGGTGCAGTCCATCAAGGGCTCCACCCGCCTGGAGGCCAAGAAGCAGCGCCGCCGCGAGGGCCGCGAGCTGGGCCGCCGCCGGGTGCCGATCATCACCGAGGCCGAGTTCCTCGCCCGCCGGGAGTCGGTCGAGCGGGTGATGGTCGTCCGCCAGAACGGCGAGCGCACCCAGATCGGCGTCCTGGAGGACGGCGTGCTCGTCGAGCACTACGTCAACAAGGAGCAGGCCACCTCGTACGTGGGCAACGTGTACCTGGGCAAGGTCCAGAACGTGCTGCCCTCGATGGAGGCCGCCTTCGTCGACATCGGCAAGGGCCGCAACGCCGTGCTCTACGCCGGTGAGGTCAACTTCAGCGCGCTCGGCGGCCACGGCGGCTCGCGCCGGATCGAGTCGGTGCTCAAGTCCGGCCAGTCCGTCCTGGTGCAGGTCTCCAAGGACCCGATCGGCCACAAGGGCGCCCGCCTGACCAGCCAGATCTCGCTGCCCGGCCGCTACCTGGTCTACGTGCCCGAGGGCTCGATGACCGGCATCTCGCGCAAGCTGCCCGAGAACGAGCGCGCCCGCCTGAAGCAGATCCTCAAGAAGATCGTCCCCGAGGACGCGGGCGTCATCGTGCGCACCGCCGCCGAGGGCGCGAGCGAGGAGGAGCTCACCCGCGACGTGCAGCGCCTGCAGGCGCAGTGGGAGGAGATCCAGAAGAAGGCCGCCACCGGCAACGCCCCGGCGCTGCTCTACGGCGAGCCGGACATGACCGTCCGGGTCGTCCGCGACATCTTCAACGAGGACTTCACCAAGGTCATCGTCTCCGGCGACGTGGCGTGGAAGACCATCCACGAGTACGTCGGCGGGGTCGCCCCGGACCTGGCCGAGCGCCTGCAGCGCTGGACCTCGGACGTGGACGTGTTCGCCACGTACCGGATCGACGAGCAGCTGATGAAGGCGCTGGACCGCAAGGTCTGGCTGCCCAGCGGCGGTTCGCTGGTGATCGACCGGACCGAGGCGATGGTCGTGGTCGACGTCAACACCGGCAAGTTCGTCGGCCAGGGCGGCAACCTCGAGGAGACCGTCACCCGGAACAACATCGAGGCGGCCGAGGAGATCGTGCGCCAGCTGCGGCTGCGCGACCTCGGCGGCATCATCGTGATCGACTTCATCGACATGGTGCTCGAGTCCAACCGGGACCTGGTGCTGCGCCGCCTGCTGGAGTGCCTGGGCCGCGACCGGACCAAGCACCAGGTGGCCGAGGTCACCTCGCTGGGCCTGGTCCAGATGACCCGCAAGCGGGTCGGCCAGGGCCTGCTGGAGTCCTTCTCCGAGTCCTGCGTGCACTGCAACGGCCGCGGCGTCATCGTCCACATGGAGCAGCCGACCGCCCCGGGCGGCGGCGGCGCCTCGGTGGGCACCTCGGGCGAGCCCATCTCGGGCGGCAGCAAGCGCCGTCGCCGGGGCAAGGGCGGCGCCGCCCAGCCCGCCACCGAGGCGGCCGAGCACGAGCTGCACGAGCACGAGGCGGAGGAGCCGCACGAGCACGAGGAGTTCGAGCTCGTGCCCTCCGGTGCGGCCGCCGAGGCCGAGGTCGTCGAGGAGGCCGCCGAGGAGGTCGTCGAGGCCGCTCCGGTGGTCGAGGAGACCCCCGAGGTGGTCGAGGCCCCGGCCGTGACCACGGCTGCCCCGCCGCGGGCCCGTCGCCGGGCCGTCCGGAAGGCGACGGCCCCGGCCGGCGCCCCGGGCGAGGCCGAGATCGTGGTCCTCCAGGCCCGGGCCGAGGCGGCCGTGGCCGCCGCGCTCGACGCTGCCGCTGAGGCTGTGGCTGAAGAGGTGCCCGTCGAGACCGAGGCCGTCGAGGCGGAGGTCGTGGAGGCCGAGGTCGTGGAGGAGGCTCCGGCCCCCAAGAAGCGCGCCGCCCGCAAGACGGCCGCCAAGAAGACCACGACGGCCAAGAAGACCACGGCCGCCGCGAAGAAGACCACGGCCAAGAAGACCGCTACCAAGCGGACGACCAAGAAGGCCGCGGCGCCGGAGACTCCGGCCGAGTAA
- a CDS encoding TIGR03936 family radical SAM-associated protein: protein MQRIRLRYTKRGRLRFTSHRDFQRAFERALRRSAVPMAYSAGFTPHPKVSYANAAPTGVASEAEYLEIGLADFRDPDALRAMLDESLPTGLDIIDAVEVRTPNFVERLEASEWLVRLDGVDPAEAAAAAEKFLAAEQVEVSRQTKNGLRVFDARGAVAALEPAEPQVGDGNDTGTERAADVRQAGPCAILRLVVRHATPAVRPDDVLSGLRATADLAPPVPAEVTRLAQGPLDEETGTVTDPLALDRAAAPAGQ, encoded by the coding sequence GTGCAGCGCATCCGTCTCCGCTACACCAAGCGTGGCCGTCTGCGCTTCACCAGCCACCGCGACTTCCAGCGCGCGTTCGAGCGGGCCCTGCGCCGCTCCGCCGTCCCGATGGCCTACTCGGCGGGTTTCACCCCGCACCCCAAGGTCTCCTACGCCAACGCGGCCCCCACCGGGGTGGCCAGCGAGGCGGAGTACCTGGAGATCGGCCTGGCCGACTTCCGCGACCCGGACGCCCTGCGGGCGATGCTGGACGAGTCGCTGCCCACCGGCCTGGACATCATCGACGCGGTCGAGGTCCGCACCCCGAACTTCGTGGAGCGCCTGGAGGCCTCCGAGTGGCTGGTCCGGCTCGACGGGGTCGACCCGGCCGAGGCCGCCGCCGCGGCGGAGAAGTTCCTGGCCGCCGAGCAGGTCGAGGTCAGCCGCCAGACCAAGAACGGGCTGCGGGTCTTCGACGCGCGCGGCGCCGTCGCGGCCCTGGAGCCGGCCGAGCCGCAGGTCGGCGATGGTAACGACACCGGAACAGAACGTGCCGCCGATGTTCGCCAGGCCGGTCCCTGTGCGATACTGCGGCTGGTAGTACGACACGCCACACCCGCCGTACGACCCGACGACGTTTTGTCCGGTCTCCGTGCGACGGCCGACCTGGCGCCGCCGGTCCCCGCTGAGGTGACCAGGCTGGCGCAGGGGCCGCTCGACGAGGAGACCGGCACGGTGACCGACCCGCTGGCGCTCGACCGCGCCGCGGCCCCGGCCGGCCAGTAG